Proteins encoded within one genomic window of Oscillospiraceae bacterium:
- a CDS encoding S-layer homology domain-containing protein, with translation MRRVAAVVVLLAFAIGGARGRPARAAADFADVPSDHWAAAYIRELRDLGVTDGVGDNQFGLGRSVTRAEFASFLCKLMRWEEIRPAQGHFEDSRDGAWYYGFIETALAHGAIAADAPRFRPDEPITREDMAVMVVRTLGYDALGIRLAVLGSPFPDVTGHAGYITAAKDLGIIDGMSPTRFAPGETALREHAAAMMMRMYRLEQNRAGFSNAFYAVRSAGQMDLVSSFDAVSFGWSRLTLSGGVLTLDSAASGGSEYAVPDGYEEPFGKASGETLLMAAVSAADSVAIIGDGALRARAAQLLADAARDGVPAASGGRPVFDGIVVDFETLRGVQAQNDFNRFLTDLRARMPAGRRLYVAVHPRRRPGVAVYDGYDYRTIGALADKVILMAHDYYPKRLTQAEREAGVTHTPAAPLDEVYYALRAICDPDTGVADRSKVLLQISFDAVQWKMQNGVILNETPYAPAYSAIEARIQAGASVTFDPVAQSPCVAFRDTQDKTDNIIWYEDARSVKAKAQLAARFGLGGLSYWRLGLIPDGIVVD, from the coding sequence ATGAGGCGTGTTGCGGCGGTGGTTGTTTTGTTGGCGTTTGCGATTGGGGGGGCCCGGGGCCGGCCGGCGCGGGCCGCGGCCGATTTTGCGGATGTGCCGTCGGACCACTGGGCGGCGGCGTACATACGTGAACTGCGCGATCTTGGCGTCACAGACGGCGTGGGCGACAACCAGTTCGGCCTCGGCCGGTCCGTCACGCGGGCTGAGTTCGCGTCGTTTTTGTGCAAACTCATGCGCTGGGAGGAGATTCGGCCCGCACAGGGGCACTTTGAGGACAGCCGCGACGGCGCGTGGTACTACGGATTTATCGAAACGGCGCTCGCGCACGGGGCCATTGCGGCGGATGCGCCGCGGTTCAGGCCGGATGAGCCCATCACGCGGGAGGACATGGCGGTGATGGTCGTGCGCACGCTGGGTTATGACGCATTGGGGATACGCCTGGCTGTACTCGGCAGCCCATTTCCGGATGTGACGGGGCATGCCGGGTACATCACGGCGGCCAAAGATCTGGGCATCATCGACGGTATGAGCCCCACACGCTTTGCGCCCGGTGAGACCGCCCTGCGTGAACACGCGGCGGCCATGATGATGCGGATGTACCGGCTGGAACAAAATCGGGCCGGTTTTTCCAACGCCTTCTATGCAGTTCGCTCCGCCGGGCAGATGGACCTGGTGTCCTCGTTTGACGCGGTGAGCTTCGGCTGGAGCCGGCTGACGCTGTCCGGCGGGGTTTTGACGCTCGACAGCGCCGCGTCGGGCGGCAGCGAGTATGCCGTACCGGACGGCTACGAAGAGCCGTTCGGCAAAGCCTCGGGAGAGACCCTGCTGATGGCCGCGGTGAGTGCGGCGGACAGTGTGGCGATCATCGGCGACGGCGCGCTCCGGGCGCGGGCGGCACAGCTGCTGGCGGACGCGGCGCGCGACGGGGTCCCAGCCGCGTCGGGCGGGCGGCCTGTCTTCGATGGGATCGTCGTCGATTTCGAGACGCTGCGCGGGGTGCAGGCGCAAAACGACTTCAATCGTTTCCTCACCGATCTGCGGGCGCGGATGCCCGCGGGCCGGCGCCTCTACGTAGCCGTTCACCCGCGGCGGCGGCCCGGCGTGGCCGTCTATGACGGTTATGACTATCGGACAATCGGCGCGCTGGCGGACAAAGTGATCTTGATGGCACACGACTATTATCCCAAGCGTCTGACCCAGGCCGAGCGGGAGGCCGGTGTGACGCATACGCCGGCGGCGCCGCTGGATGAAGTATATTACGCGCTGCGCGCGATCTGCGACCCCGACACGGGGGTGGCGGACCGGAGCAAGGTTCTGCTGCAGATTTCTTTTGACGCCGTGCAGTGGAAGATGCAAAACGGCGTGATTCTCAACGAGACGCCTTACGCGCCCGCGTACAGCGCCATTGAAGCCCGTATTCAGGCCGGAGCCTCCGTCACGTTCGACCCGGTGGCTCAGAGCCCGTGCGTCGCCTTCCGCGACACGCAAGACAAGACCGACAATATTATATGGTACGAGGACGCCCGCAGCGTGAAAGCCAAGGCCCAACTGGCCGCGCGCTTCGGCCTCGGTGGTCTGTCATACTGGCGCCTGGGACTCATCCCAGACGGGATCGTCGTCGACTGA